A genomic region of Candidatus Paceibacterota bacterium contains the following coding sequences:
- the rplP gene encoding 50S ribosomal protein L16 produces the protein MLYPKKVKFRKAHTFREHPDKIGVATRGTKISFGSFGLKATTPGRIRSNQIEAARKAIAHSMSKSGKIWTRIFPDHPFTQKPAEVKMGKGKGDLQGYEAIVKPGRVLFEVDGVDEISAREMLRKGGTKLCVRTKVIARI, from the coding sequence ATGTTATATCCTAAAAAAGTAAAATTTAGAAAGGCACACACATTCAGGGAACACCCTGACAAGATTGGTGTTGCAACAAGAGGGACAAAGATCTCTTTTGGCTCTTTCGGTTTGAAGGCTACGACTCCAGGAAGGATTAGATCAAATCAGATAGAAGCTGCAAGAAAAGCCATTGCTCACTCAATGAGTAAGAGCGGAAAGATTTGGACGAGAATTTTCCCAGACCATCCTTTTACACAGAAGCCTGCCGAGGTGAAAATGGGAAAAGGCAAGGGAGATCTTCAGGGCTATGAGGCCATTGTAAAGCCAGGAAGGGTGCTTTTTGAAGTAGATGGTGTAGATGAAATCTCGGCCAGAGAGATGCTTAGAAAAGGAGGTACAAAATTGTGCGTCAGAACAAAAGTGATAGCTAGAATTTAA
- the rpsC gene encoding 30S ribosomal protein S3 — translation MSHSVHPYAHRLGILRDWKSRWFSTGKNYKEFLKSDIKLREYLEKKMRGQYVGSIEMERNDKTFRLIIKTTRPGVIIGRSGEGSVKLRAEILKFAKRSKISIPLDFKLDIEEIRSPESNAAIVAYMIAESLEKRLPFRRVMKQTVEKAMANRDVKGIRIYLGGRLGGAEIARSEELKKGRIPLQTLRADIDYAQEKAHMTYGDIGIKVWIYKGDIFEKDNKPKQS, via the coding sequence ATGTCACATTCAGTACATCCATATGCACATAGATTGGGAATACTTAGAGATTGGAAATCTCGCTGGTTTTCTACTGGCAAAAATTACAAAGAATTTTTGAAGAGTGATATAAAACTTAGAGAATATCTTGAAAAGAAGATGAGGGGTCAGTATGTTGGCTCTATTGAAATGGAGAGAAATGACAAAACCTTTAGACTTATAATAAAGACGACAAGACCAGGTGTTATCATTGGTAGAAGCGGAGAAGGTTCTGTAAAGTTAAGAGCAGAAATATTAAAATTCGCCAAGAGAAGCAAGATATCTATCCCTCTTGATTTTAAACTTGATATAGAAGAGATCAGATCACCAGAATCAAACGCTGCGATAGTTGCTTATATGATAGCCGAGAGTTTGGAAAAGAGATTACCCTTCAGAAGGGTTATGAAGCAGACAGTAGAAAAAGCTATGGCAAATCGTGACGTCAAAGGTATAAGAATTTATCTTGGAGGTAGATTGGGTGGTGCTGAAATTGCAAGATCAGAAGAATTAAAAAAAGGAAGAATTCCACTTCAGACGCTTAGAGCAGATATAGACTACGCCCAAGAGAAAGCCCATATGACATACGGTGATATTGGTATAAAAGTCTGGATATACAAGGGCGATATCTTTGAGAAAGATAATAAACCTAAACAATCATAA
- the rplV gene encoding 50S ribosomal protein L22, which yields MITARLNDYRQSPRKVRLVASLIVGKTVDDARNNLRLLIKRASKPLADLLDSAIANAKNNFSIDADKLFVKEFRVDAGATLKRRMPRARGMAYPINKRTSHVFIKLDTIDNMPKKGKKVEEKPKKIAKTK from the coding sequence ATGATAACAGCAAGACTAAATGATTATAGACAGTCACCGAGAAAGGTAAGGTTGGTAGCCTCGCTTATTGTTGGTAAGACAGTCGATGATGCGAGAAATAATCTCAGACTTCTCATAAAGAGAGCATCTAAACCCCTTGCTGATTTACTTGATTCCGCTATTGCCAACGCAAAAAACAATTTTAGTATTGATGCAGACAAACTTTTTGTAAAAGAATTTAGAGTAGATGCTGGTGCCACCTTGAAAAGGAGAATGCCAAGAGCAAGGGGTATGGCATATCCTATAAACAAGAGAACAAGTCACGTTTTCATAAAATTAGACACAATAGACAATATGCCAAAGAAAGGCAAAAAAGTAGAAGAAAAGCCAAAGAAAATTGCTAAAACAAAATAA
- the rpsS gene encoding 30S ribosomal protein S19: protein MARSLKKGPYVDENLLKKIAGKKPVETGVIKTWSRRSQISPEMVGFNFGVHNGRQHTEVLVTEDMVGHRLGEFSPTRKFTRHGGKMQKELDMKAKEAEVSAAQAAKATTEAKPVKK, encoded by the coding sequence ATGGCGAGATCACTAAAGAAAGGACCTTACGTAGATGAAAATCTATTGAAGAAAATCGCAGGAAAGAAACCCGTGGAGACAGGGGTTATTAAAACATGGTCAAGAAGAAGTCAGATCTCACCTGAAATGGTTGGATTTAATTTTGGCGTACACAATGGCAGACAACATACAGAAGTTCTTGTTACAGAAGACATGGTAGGTCATAGACTTGGTGAATTTTCTCCTACGAGGAAGTTTACAAGACACGGCGGTAAGATGCAGAAGGAACTTGATATGAAAGCCAAAGAAGCCGAAGTTTCAGCAGCACAGGCAGCCAAAGCCACAACAGAAGCTAAGCCAGTCAAAAAATAA
- a CDS encoding lamin tail domain-containing protein: MPKRYSRFFIIMILILTGFSFARHVSATLQINEIMYDVDGSDTDREWIEVFNSSNEDLDITKVKLSEANTNHGVIASDGNSILGSIGYAVIADNPSKFRTNFPDYNGLLFDSTFSLSNEGELLSLKNEAGTIVDSVNYDISIGAKGDGKSLQKVNGVWISAIPTPGAENTASENATTTENVATTTENTEKETSTSTSNTNQSTQTITKTAIRYVSVHSSPEELSDYEENSTFDISAGRERVSYVGTPIKFLAKYKTSKVSECGTPTFSWSFGDGTKNIGSEVNHTYIYPGEYNIVLNGSCGTRNSVSRTVVKILRPEIAFSYLPSGDLRFSNMGKTEINLGDWKVRGDSGSFEIPEDTIIGAGKEVVISKDYSRVDSGNIVISLFDPSGSLISKISSSITVATSSQISIDTKTKSDDVEITKAQADDFITEFKRVFASQMAVNKDINTGPKSPSKPDGDIPSIKNIQVASVAEAVSTFDEASSTGGFWRKFFGLPVWGVKVLAKVFYDIE; encoded by the coding sequence ATGCCCAAAAGATATAGTAGATTCTTCATTATTATGATTTTAATATTGACTGGTTTTTCATTTGCCCGACATGTGTCGGCCACTCTTCAAATTAATGAAATTATGTATGATGTAGATGGGTCAGATACAGACAGAGAATGGATAGAAGTATTTAACTCTAGTAATGAGGACTTAGATATTACAAAAGTTAAACTTTCTGAGGCTAATACTAATCACGGAGTAATTGCTTCAGACGGCAACAGTATTTTAGGTTCTATAGGTTATGCTGTTATTGCGGATAATCCTTCAAAATTTAGAACTAACTTTCCAGATTATAACGGTTTACTTTTTGATAGTACTTTTTCTCTTAGCAATGAAGGCGAGTTATTGTCGTTGAAAAATGAAGCGGGGACAATAGTGGATTCTGTAAATTATGATATCTCTATTGGGGCGAAAGGAGACGGTAAATCATTGCAAAAGGTTAATGGCGTATGGATTTCTGCTATCCCGACTCCTGGCGCAGAAAATACTGCTTCTGAAAACGCTACTACCACAGAAAATGTTGCAACTACAACAGAGAATACTGAAAAAGAGACTTCGACGAGCACAAGCAATACAAATCAGAGTACACAAACAATCACAAAGACCGCTATAAGATATGTTTCTGTACATTCAAGTCCAGAAGAATTGAGTGATTATGAAGAAAATTCAACATTCGATATTTCAGCAGGCAGAGAAAGAGTGTCCTATGTCGGTACGCCTATAAAATTCTTGGCAAAATATAAGACTTCTAAAGTCTCAGAATGTGGAACGCCAACCTTTTCTTGGTCTTTCGGAGATGGGACCAAAAATATTGGTTCAGAAGTGAATCATACATATATATACCCCGGTGAATATAATATTGTCTTAAACGGCTCTTGTGGGACAAGGAATTCTGTTTCTAGGACGGTTGTTAAGATATTAAGACCAGAAATCGCCTTTTCTTATCTCCCATCTGGTGATTTAAGATTTTCAAATATGGGCAAGACAGAGATAAATCTTGGTGACTGGAAGGTACGCGGAGATTCGGGAAGTTTTGAAATACCAGAAGATACTATTATAGGAGCAGGGAAGGAGGTGGTAATTTCAAAAGATTATTCAAGAGTGGATTCTGGAAATATTGTTATATCACTTTTTGATCCATCTGGCTCCTTAATCTCTAAAATTAGTTCATCGATTACGGTTGCAACCTCATCACAAATATCGATTGATACTAAGACCAAGTCTGATGACGTTGAAATAACAAAAGCACAAGCGGATGATTTTATTACAGAGTTTAAGAGAGTTTTTGCATCTCAAATGGCTGTTAATAAAGATATCAATACAGGGCCTAAATCACCATCTAAGCCGGACGGGGACATTCCTTCAATAAAGAATATCCAAGTGGCTTCTGTTGCCGAGGCGGTGTCTACTTTTGACGAAGCGAGCTCAACCGGTGGTTTTTGGAGGAAGTTTTTTGGTTTGCCAGTCTGGGGTGTAAAGGTGTTGGCAAAAGTTTTTTATGATATTGAATAA
- a CDS encoding peptidoglycan-binding domain-containing protein, whose translation MIITKSKLVAGIVALTMVLSLVGATSASALTAQEMLQLLIAAGVIAPDKAAAATAALNAVSAPASSSYTFAKDLTVGSRGADVTALQNLLGVSPATGYFGSLTKAAVIQYQLSKGITPPAGYVGPKTRAVLNASVTTTTTTTTIPSGTDLSVTLAATSPAAGSIVAGQAAANLAEYTFRNNSAAPAVVTNVTLQRLGVSADTTLSNVYLFEGAVRLTDSATVSSGKISFNSGAGLFTVAPGTSKTISVRSNILTGTSGQLVAVALSGVTAGNVAVSASYPIAGASMNIFTASDISTVTLASTSVSTSVQAGTLGQTIWGSSFSLSGKAVYLRSLAVKVIGSVPADSLQNIKLFVSGIQVASASGIDANGMITFDLTSAPYKIDSNRSLEIRADVVNGSNRTFSVSMQNVADISIIDSNYNVGIAALGTLPTTNTITISAGTLSMSLDTTLSAGNVVYGSTGVTLARYTAKAFGENMKVSYLNVASTQDLTNVAIYANGASISSTQNVASTSATLFSLGSSLIINAGQTTTLEVRGDLKNSAGTSIATSSTVYVTLSSYTNNTQGSYSSALTSYPTTALVGPTMTVVGGTLTVSKNAGYSNQTLTANTNAVKVGSFILSSNSSEAVRVTSVKVGLSGTMPTTALSNLRISESSQTVTPQASTTFGTDFTIAANGSKTVDVYADVGAIASVANAADTQTLVTATSTPSSAGRAATGTVTFTTGYLDIGDTVSVNVQGQNFTYTSSVASTTATTSIAALVTYINAGSSYVTAATTTNDLILLTAITAGTAANSYTLVASESGHLGTVSANNATLVGGIAPVAQIASVTPANVEVGDVFTVTVAGTSVSYTAAAATVADVTAGLTAAINANATVAALVTAVDATTAVTVTSDTTNSATAIISAATNGTHSTTNTLAAALEVVAAGVTSNVDASSGVVGGQTLTVGSGTLGAPTRVATSPSARYVLGGTTGSSIATFNFKATVGAATIKELSFVMNPAASPAITSITVGGVTKSVALSATTTVSGLNINVPVTNAGTDVPVTVAYNTVGNNGIPSNVSAILKLGTVKYQSGNTETTSNVSVSSNAMYPVAGVPTIDIVDSSSALANGSTEIARVAFTVSGSPVRIREIPIKLSYGATATTTAVQIYDGSTEVGSTTAAMNADGTGTIVLNDGGFVLSSSKTFRLLATITGATAGVGTDAVTTQLGAAASFLWDDVEGDVTTGVGTYIPSYSTTDTSFISN comes from the coding sequence ATGATAATTACAAAATCAAAATTGGTAGCAGGCATTGTCGCTTTGACAATGGTTCTATCATTGGTTGGTGCTACATCAGCTTCAGCTTTGACAGCTCAAGAGATGCTTCAGTTGCTTATCGCAGCCGGAGTTATCGCTCCTGACAAAGCCGCCGCTGCTACAGCTGCATTGAATGCAGTTTCAGCTCCAGCTTCATCATCTTACACATTTGCTAAGGACCTTACAGTCGGAAGCAGAGGTGCAGATGTCACAGCATTGCAGAACTTGCTCGGAGTTTCTCCAGCAACAGGTTACTTTGGTTCATTGACCAAAGCCGCCGTCATTCAGTATCAGTTGTCAAAGGGTATTACACCCCCAGCTGGTTATGTTGGTCCTAAGACAAGAGCAGTATTGAATGCTTCTGTTACGACAACCACAACCACAACAACTATCCCATCTGGAACAGATTTGTCAGTCACATTGGCTGCCACATCACCAGCTGCTGGTTCAATAGTTGCCGGACAAGCTGCAGCAAATCTTGCCGAGTACACATTTAGAAACAACTCAGCTGCACCAGCCGTTGTTACAAATGTAACTCTACAGAGACTTGGCGTTTCAGCCGATACAACACTTTCAAATGTTTATTTGTTTGAAGGAGCTGTTAGATTGACAGATTCAGCCACAGTTTCATCTGGTAAGATTTCATTCAATTCAGGTGCAGGTTTGTTCACAGTTGCCCCTGGTACTTCAAAGACAATTTCAGTTAGATCAAATATTCTAACTGGTACATCAGGACAATTGGTTGCAGTAGCTCTTTCAGGAGTTACAGCTGGTAATGTAGCTGTTTCAGCTTCATACCCAATCGCAGGTGCTTCAATGAACATTTTCACTGCATCTGATATTTCCACAGTTACTTTGGCTTCAACTTCAGTTTCTACATCAGTACAAGCTGGAACATTGGGTCAAACAATCTGGGGTTCATCATTCTCACTCTCAGGAAAAGCAGTTTATCTTAGAAGCTTAGCTGTTAAGGTAATCGGTTCAGTTCCTGCAGATTCACTACAAAACATAAAATTGTTCGTTTCAGGAATACAAGTTGCTTCAGCTTCTGGTATAGATGCAAATGGTATGATCACTTTTGATCTAACATCAGCACCTTACAAGATTGATAGCAATAGAAGTCTTGAAATCAGAGCAGACGTTGTAAATGGTTCAAACAGAACATTCAGCGTTTCAATGCAGAACGTTGCCGATATCTCAATCATAGATTCAAACTACAATGTTGGAATCGCTGCTTTGGGAACACTTCCTACAACCAACACAATAACAATTTCAGCTGGTACATTGTCTATGTCACTTGACACAACATTGTCAGCCGGAAACGTTGTCTACGGTTCAACAGGTGTTACATTGGCAAGATACACAGCAAAAGCTTTTGGTGAGAATATGAAAGTTTCTTACCTTAACGTTGCTTCAACTCAAGATTTAACAAACGTCGCGATTTATGCAAACGGTGCTTCAATTTCAAGCACACAGAACGTTGCATCAACTTCAGCAACTTTGTTCAGCCTTGGTTCATCATTGATAATCAACGCAGGTCAGACAACAACTCTTGAGGTTAGAGGAGATCTAAAGAACTCAGCAGGCACAAGCATTGCTACAAGTTCTACGGTTTATGTTACTTTGAGTAGCTATACAAATAACACTCAGGGTTCATATTCATCCGCATTGACTTCATACCCTACAACAGCTCTTGTTGGTCCTACAATGACAGTTGTTGGTGGAACATTGACAGTTTCTAAGAATGCAGGATATTCAAACCAGACTCTTACTGCTAATACAAATGCAGTTAAAGTTGGTTCATTCATCTTGTCATCAAATTCTTCAGAAGCCGTTAGAGTTACAAGTGTAAAGGTTGGTTTGTCAGGTACAATGCCTACAACCGCTTTGTCAAACTTGAGAATTTCTGAGAGTTCACAGACAGTTACACCTCAAGCTTCAACAACATTTGGAACAGACTTTACAATCGCAGCCAACGGTTCAAAGACAGTTGATGTCTATGCCGATGTAGGCGCTATTGCTTCAGTCGCAAATGCTGCTGATACACAGACATTGGTTACAGCAACATCGACCCCATCTTCAGCTGGTAGAGCAGCTACGGGTACAGTTACATTCACAACAGGATATTTGGATATCGGTGATACTGTTTCTGTAAACGTTCAGGGTCAAAACTTCACATATACTTCATCAGTTGCTTCAACAACAGCAACAACATCGATTGCAGCTTTGGTTACTTACATAAATGCAGGAAGCAGTTATGTAACAGCCGCAACTACAACCAATGATCTTATCCTTCTTACAGCGATAACAGCAGGAACAGCTGCAAACAGCTATACTTTGGTCGCTTCAGAATCAGGTCATTTGGGTACAGTTTCAGCTAACAATGCAACTTTGGTTGGTGGTATTGCTCCTGTCGCACAAATTGCTTCAGTCACACCAGCAAACGTTGAAGTAGGAGATGTATTCACAGTAACAGTCGCTGGTACTTCAGTTAGCTATACAGCTGCTGCAGCTACAGTTGCAGATGTTACTGCCGGTTTGACAGCCGCAATCAATGCTAACGCAACAGTTGCAGCTCTCGTAACAGCAGTTGACGCTACAACAGCAGTCACAGTTACATCAGATACTACAAACTCAGCTACAGCTATTATTTCTGCAGCTACAAACGGTACACATAGCACAACAAACACATTGGCAGCAGCTTTGGAAGTCGTTGCCGCTGGAGTTACAAGCAATGTGGACGCTTCATCAGGAGTTGTAGGAGGTCAGACTCTTACAGTAGGATCAGGTACACTAGGTGCACCAACACGTGTTGCTACATCACCTTCAGCTAGATATGTTCTTGGTGGTACAACAGGTAGTTCAATTGCAACCTTTAACTTTAAGGCTACAGTTGGCGCTGCTACAATCAAGGAGTTGAGCTTCGTTATGAACCCAGCCGCTTCACCTGCAATCACTTCGATTACAGTTGGTGGAGTTACAAAGTCAGTTGCCCTCAGTGCTACAACAACAGTTTCTGGTCTAAACATTAATGTTCCAGTTACAAATGCTGGTACAGATGTTCCAGTTACAGTTGCTTACAACACAGTTGGTAACAATGGTATACCTTCAAACGTATCAGCTATCCTAAAACTTGGTACAGTCAAATATCAGTCAGGTAATACTGAAACAACAAGCAACGTATCCGTTTCTTCAAACGCTATGTATCCTGTTGCCGGTGTTCCTACAATTGATATTGTTGATAGCTCAAGCGCTTTGGCTAACGGTTCAACTGAGATTGCAAGAGTTGCATTCACAGTATCAGGAAGCCCTGTAAGAATTCGTGAAATTCCTATCAAGCTTTCATACGGTGCAACAGCAACAACAACAGCAGTTCAAATCTACGATGGTAGTACAGAAGTAGGTTCAACAACTGCTGCCATGAACGCTGACGGAACAGGAACTATAGTTCTTAACGATGGAGGATTTGTTCTTTCATCATCTAAGACCTTTAGACTTCTTGCTACAATCACCGGAGCTACAGCTGGTGTTGGAACAGACGCTGTTACAACACAACTCGGTGCTGCCGCAAGCTTCCTATGGGATGATGTAGAAGGAGATGTCACTACAGGTGTAGGAACATATATTCCTTCATACTCAACCACAGACACTTCTTTCATCTCAAACTAA
- a CDS encoding DNA translocase FtsK 4TM domain-containing protein codes for MAIKQKEKNEKRTGLWHGVKNETKQGIWAVTFFVLAAIFTLASLSKAGVVGDKIYYILSVLLGIGYFLIPLFFFLLSVSFLKAEEREFNKLKVTGGIFFFISGLGLIDLVSKTYWIAQGGKIGWLISTPLLKLFGFYASTIILVAVLIISCLVLFETKLTVESILFWRKWKKTEKEGVENKMDMKKLRVTKGEDNSEEETEDVERVEKAKRQVRAVVVRKSEEEEEFKMTPRAVGNTQYTPPPLSLLENDKGKPGVGDIKANANIIKRTLQNFGIDVEMDEVSIGPSITRYAFKPAEGMKLSRIVGLQNDLALALAAHPLRIEAPIPGKSLVGIEIPNTVKSIVGLASLIGTEEFQKSEKPLMITLGKGISGKSHYANLAKMPHVLVAGSTGSGKSVTIHTIITSLLYRNSPENLKFIMIDPKRVELTLYNKIPHLLTPVITEAKKTILALKWATKEMDRRYDILEAEACKDIDSYHKNILSPELKKIEELKKKGQYDPEKHTAPELMPYIIVVIDELADIMMSYPRELESAIVRLAQMSRAVGIHLILSTQRPSVNVITGLIKANVPARIALQVVSQVDSRTILDTSGAEKLLGAGDMLYLGGEMSKPVRIQSAFISEAEVKGVVKYLVNAYRDELIGGELNLTPESVGGENSDALGSMLEAGEMGEDDDMYEQAKDEVIKAGKASTSYIQRKLRLGYARAARIMDMLEQRGIIGPGDGAKPRDVLVGSAAEAEENKLKEQIAEAGVEHKDGDYL; via the coding sequence ATGGCTATCAAACAAAAAGAAAAAAATGAAAAGAGAACCGGCCTATGGCACGGTGTAAAAAATGAAACAAAACAAGGAATCTGGGCGGTAACCTTTTTTGTCCTTGCGGCAATTTTTACCCTAGCATCTCTTTCTAAAGCAGGAGTCGTGGGTGATAAGATTTATTATATACTTTCTGTTTTATTGGGTATTGGATATTTCCTAATTCCCCTTTTCTTTTTTCTTCTATCTGTCTCATTCCTGAAAGCTGAGGAAAGAGAATTTAATAAACTAAAAGTCACTGGTGGAATATTTTTCTTTATTTCTGGACTTGGTCTCATAGATCTCGTCTCAAAGACGTACTGGATAGCACAAGGTGGAAAGATCGGTTGGCTCATCTCCACTCCCCTTCTAAAACTATTCGGTTTCTATGCTAGCACCATTATCCTTGTCGCTGTACTTATTATCTCCTGCCTTGTACTTTTTGAGACAAAGTTAACTGTCGAATCGATATTGTTCTGGAGAAAATGGAAGAAAACTGAGAAAGAAGGAGTAGAGAATAAAATGGATATGAAAAAGCTCCGAGTCACAAAAGGAGAAGATAACTCTGAAGAAGAGACGGAGGACGTAGAAAGAGTCGAGAAAGCAAAAAGGCAAGTTAGGGCTGTTGTTGTAAGAAAGTCTGAAGAAGAGGAAGAATTTAAAATGACCCCAAGAGCTGTGGGCAACACACAATACACTCCCCCTCCACTATCCCTGCTTGAAAATGACAAAGGCAAGCCAGGAGTTGGTGACATAAAAGCAAATGCAAATATTATAAAACGTACACTACAGAATTTCGGTATTGATGTAGAAATGGATGAAGTCTCTATCGGCCCATCTATCACAAGATATGCATTTAAACCCGCAGAGGGCATGAAACTTTCAAGAATAGTCGGCTTACAAAATGACCTCGCCCTTGCTTTAGCAGCTCATCCACTTAGAATCGAAGCTCCTATACCAGGTAAATCACTCGTAGGTATTGAAATACCAAATACAGTAAAATCTATCGTAGGCCTTGCCTCTCTTATCGGTACTGAAGAATTCCAGAAATCGGAAAAGCCCCTTATGATCACCCTAGGAAAAGGTATTTCCGGTAAATCACATTATGCAAACTTGGCTAAAATGCCCCATGTTCTTGTGGCAGGATCGACCGGTTCCGGTAAATCTGTCACAATTCACACTATCATCACTTCCCTACTTTATAGGAATTCCCCAGAGAATCTTAAATTCATAATGATAGACCCAAAGCGTGTGGAACTTACCTTGTACAATAAAATCCCTCATCTTTTAACACCAGTTATCACAGAAGCCAAGAAAACTATCCTCGCTTTGAAATGGGCGACAAAAGAAATGGATCGCAGATATGATATTTTAGAAGCAGAAGCATGTAAAGATATAGATTCATATCATAAAAACATTCTCTCTCCGGAGTTGAAGAAAATAGAGGAACTCAAGAAAAAGGGACAATATGACCCAGAGAAACATACAGCACCAGAGCTTATGCCTTACATCATTGTCGTTATAGACGAGCTTGCTGATATTATGATGTCTTACCCGAGAGAACTTGAATCTGCCATAGTTCGTCTCGCACAAATGTCACGTGCCGTCGGTATTCACCTCATACTCTCAACACAAAGACCTTCCGTAAATGTTATTACAGGGCTTATTAAAGCAAATGTTCCTGCAAGAATAGCCCTTCAGGTGGTATCGCAGGTTGATTCAAGAACTATTCTAGACACAAGCGGTGCAGAAAAACTCCTTGGTGCCGGAGACATGCTTTATCTCGGTGGAGAAATGTCAAAGCCCGTAAGAATCCAGTCAGCCTTTATCTCTGAAGCAGAAGTCAAGGGGGTTGTAAAATATTTAGTAAATGCATATAGGGATGAGCTTATTGGCGGAGAATTAAACCTTACACCTGAATCTGTCGGCGGAGAAAACAGCGACGCCCTCGGCTCCATGCTTGAGGCCGGAGAGATGGGTGAAGACGACGACATGTATGAACAAGCGAAAGATGAGGTTATAAAAGCTGGCAAGGCTTCCACTTCATATATTCAAAGAAAGTTGCGCCTAGGATACGCTAGGGCAGCAAGAATTATGGATATGCTTGAACAAAGGGGTATTATAGGTCCGGGCGATGGTGCCAAGCCAAGGGATGTACTCGTAGGAAGTGCAGCCGAAGCAGAAGAAAATAAGTTGAAAGAGCAAATAGCAGAAGCTGGAGTGGAACATAAAGATGGAGATTATCTATGA
- the recA gene encoding recombinase RecA — protein MSKIEDAMQAIKTKFGDEAIMMLGEKPKVNVNSIPTGSIGLDAALGVGGLPRGRIVEIFGPESSGKTTLALHVVAEAQKIGGICAYIDAEHAMDPEYAKKLGVKLDELLISQPDTGEQGLDIVDSLVRSGKMDVIVIDSVAALTPKDEIEGDMGAYHVGKQARLMSQALRKLTAIVAKSKTIVIFINQIRMQIGVMFGNPETTPGGKALKFYTSVRLDIRRIAQIKKGEEIMGGRVRVKVVKNKVAAPFKQTEFDLMYNEGISKEGEMLALGEKMGIVKKSGSSYEYNGEKIGRGYDSARTFLKESPKVADNILKVIREKLKEI, from the coding sequence ATGAGTAAGATTGAAGATGCGATGCAGGCTATCAAGACAAAATTTGGTGATGAAGCGATAATGATGCTTGGAGAAAAACCAAAAGTAAATGTAAATTCCATTCCAACTGGCTCTATCGGCCTTGATGCGGCACTTGGTGTTGGTGGGCTTCCCCGTGGAAGAATAGTTGAGATATTTGGCCCAGAATCTTCAGGAAAGACCACTTTGGCACTTCATGTAGTAGCTGAAGCACAAAAGATAGGAGGTATTTGCGCTTATATAGACGCAGAACATGCTATGGACCCAGAGTATGCAAAGAAACTTGGCGTAAAGCTCGATGAGCTTTTGATTTCCCAGCCAGATACAGGCGAGCAAGGACTTGATATTGTGGACAGCTTGGTTCGCTCCGGCAAAATGGATGTCATTGTCATAGACTCTGTGGCTGCACTTACACCGAAAGATGAAATCGAAGGCGATATGGGAGCGTATCATGTCGGTAAGCAAGCAAGGCTTATGTCGCAAGCACTTAGAAAGCTCACCGCGATAGTGGCGAAGTCAAAGACAATAGTAATATTCATAAATCAAATCAGAATGCAGATAGGTGTAATGTTTGGCAATCCGGAGACAACTCCAGGTGGAAAAGCTTTGAAGTTTTATACTTCGGTAAGGCTTGATATCAGGAGAATCGCACAGATAAAGAAAGGCGAAGAAATAATGGGCGGACGAGTGAGAGTGAAAGTTGTGAAAAATAAAGTGGCAGCACCTTTCAAACAAACAGAATTTGACCTTATGTATAACGAAGGTATTTCAAAAGAAGGTGAAATGCTCGCCCTCGGTGAGAAGATGGGCATAGTCAAAAAATCCGGCTCTTCTTATGAATACAATGGTGAGAAGATCGGCCGTGGTTATGATTCTGCAAGAACATTCTTAAAAGAGAGTCCAAAAGTCGCAGATAATATATTGAAAGTGATAAGAGAGAAATTGAAAGAGATATAA